A genomic window from Thunnus maccoyii chromosome 2, fThuMac1.1, whole genome shotgun sequence includes:
- the LOC121907458 gene encoding transcription factor MafG-like isoform X1 yields MFTQQCSSSRFGFGMLPRVLVCSEEQGSCGMTTTNKGNKALKVKREPGENGTSLTDDELVTMSVRELNQHLRGLTKEEILQLKQRRRTLKNRGYAASCRVKRVTQKEELEKQKAQLQQEVDKLANENASMRVELDALRSKYEALQTFARTVARSPTVGVGVRAGGGGGGGGVASSVIGPLIPGKVATATSVITIVKSKTDARS; encoded by the exons ATGTTCACACAACAGTGCTCTAGCAGTAGATTTGGATTTGGTATGTTGCCACGTGTCCTG gtcTGTTCAGAAGAGCAAGGCTCTTGTGGCATGACGACGACTAACAAAGGAAACAAAGCCTTGAAG GTGAAGCGAGAGCCGGGGGAGAATGGCACCAGCCTGACAGACGACGAGCTGGTGACCATGTCAGTGCGGGAGCTGAACCAGCACCTCCGAGGGCTCACCAAAGAGGAGATCCTGCAACTGAAACAGCGGCGGCGCACCCTGAAGAACCGAGGCTACGCCGCCAGCTGCCGGGTGAAGCGAGTCACCCAgaaggaggagctggagaagcAGAAGgcccagctgcagcaggaggtGGACAAACTGGCCAACGAGAATGCTTCCATGCGCGTTGAGCTGGACGCTCTGAGGTCTAAGTACGAGGCGTTACAGACCTTTGCCAGGACTGTGGCCCGTAGCCCCACTGTTGGGGTCGGGGTCCGGgctggagggggaggaggaggcggaggggTAGCGTCATCAGTCATTGGCCCGCTCATACCAGGGAAGGTTGCAACAGCAACAAGCGTGATAACAATAGTGAAGTCAAAAACAGATGCGCGGTCTTGA
- the LOC121907458 gene encoding transcription factor MafG-like isoform X2, with product MTTTNKGNKALKVKREPGENGTSLTDDELVTMSVRELNQHLRGLTKEEILQLKQRRRTLKNRGYAASCRVKRVTQKEELEKQKAQLQQEVDKLANENASMRVELDALRSKYEALQTFARTVARSPTVGVGVRAGGGGGGGGVASSVIGPLIPGKVATATSVITIVKSKTDARS from the exons ATGACGACGACTAACAAAGGAAACAAAGCCTTGAAG GTGAAGCGAGAGCCGGGGGAGAATGGCACCAGCCTGACAGACGACGAGCTGGTGACCATGTCAGTGCGGGAGCTGAACCAGCACCTCCGAGGGCTCACCAAAGAGGAGATCCTGCAACTGAAACAGCGGCGGCGCACCCTGAAGAACCGAGGCTACGCCGCCAGCTGCCGGGTGAAGCGAGTCACCCAgaaggaggagctggagaagcAGAAGgcccagctgcagcaggaggtGGACAAACTGGCCAACGAGAATGCTTCCATGCGCGTTGAGCTGGACGCTCTGAGGTCTAAGTACGAGGCGTTACAGACCTTTGCCAGGACTGTGGCCCGTAGCCCCACTGTTGGGGTCGGGGTCCGGgctggagggggaggaggaggcggaggggTAGCGTCATCAGTCATTGGCCCGCTCATACCAGGGAAGGTTGCAACAGCAACAAGCGTGATAACAATAGTGAAGTCAAAAACAGATGCGCGGTCTTGA
- the si:ch73-100l22.3 gene encoding uncharacterized protein si:ch73-100l22.3, which produces MEDYDEFVQHRLSQLRKSDEEEEHKPSAASSLIRFYGQPILPPLLSREQRDEMQRHRDAAQKAAVHRKFKDDQRMAYVQTILHSVQLRNTPTLEELLQESEINTKSSYSHNTSGGSVSHSNFSTGTKDSLSFLSPPARKGEDGVSLPPLSSTTYSAFFTSNVKPQQSYQEGCLIDHHDSQQLSQPNSLNGVSHRSVSSGYVTYENVENTTSVSERIYAGRESHGFGSVEGADDMGGFFLHNASNTIAKMPDIISHPPIDGEELERSGLESSICNDFIAVKDICCTSLQEDSVICDSLPGEKSENSHLDSIESEDDLPSTTVLDLDKYGNLDRIEVSVSPLDNSGFSDNPELSQALNTPHCPTTELHIQHEPRETEPADDKSDEADLKPCEEPYRLSLQALLKKSQEYRRCQRMLRNQAKNTKIQERAQEQPRVEEQSLSDKENDEFPYKGTVTAEGKKTKEKRGTLIPSVETSPKKSQENDRMIGSELTGKRANCKSESTHLTGDGNTKEISNVEEETTLINNKLNISQEVITEPKQIDAFLQKQPVLSETSWVQESFYLTREQSTGLGKFCTIPAPNFCRSPVHCRGKGNIKDEETSKGKVLLNTSLNEDCKVEEEGNLGLQNHQNTAVHQVVEGDVTSVFAKSSQHIDQLESNLSSLKVLISDLESTLTENLESHSQTESNLYSDVCFEGIKHAEQIKDDKHMQRGQSDCDYWEDKLRDDGGSSDAEQDQMCREWPRNQSFDNCKNMHEDSGPEPRISDTDDIPLFMHKEGKEAVTLTELRLVKTLTTDRKMEKVAGKEGPTKSYGQEGVYRKQQPQAKCILSVAQRMRIPDVFRNAPSETPAPHNVPVLSNTSDHPVERKNELAVEGHDTTHSPSLNQSYDVDTPSGLWLLDGSGSDLGSKDHHIQEKNLTPESGSEGQGGVSKVKRRLLMHMTEESLDRSADTSGGAGSDVRPNSRTPRAAVQWCKGHGSQRDKQEQLKQAHAAQVRALQEEHRRQQEELLQTLAVRYRLLQSVSLPCSMSGSRLGDTMTFSTFSQPSSSLPERCRPLLLAAVKGFLTRRLLRTERVAQLVRTIGDTQQFLQAFQQQSPGRGGLCSRQDLLLQERVTLQLRAARYELYDVFFSLSAGERMQLISWDRELERERELRRQSGHTGHSRGKSSLSVATQKSLERKRGKMIQKKAAERHRGVVTRTGLKNGSSAEQPLETKRGQFRANPQRVPKSTYSSRPR; this is translated from the exons ATGGAGGACTACGACGAGTTTGTGCAGCATCGTCTCTCTCAGCTGAGGAaaagtgatgaggaggaggaacacAAACCTTCAGCTGCATCTTCTCTCATCCGCTTCTATGGACAGCCCATCCTTCCTCCCCTG CTCTCGAGGGAACAGAGAGATGAAATGCAGCGACACAGAGATGCAGCACAGAAGGCTGCAGTCCACAGAAAGTTTAAGGACGATCAAAGGATGGCCTATGTGCAAACTATTCTACACAGCGTTCAG CTGAGGAATACGCCAACATTGGAAGAGTTGCTTCAAGAATCGGAGATTAATACTAAATCTTCATATTCCCATAACACCAGTGGTGGGTCAGTGTCGCACAGCAATTTCTCTACAGGGACAAAGGATAGTCTGTCGTTCTTGTCACCACCTGCAAGGAAAGGAGAGGATGGTGTTTCTCTTCCTCCGTTGTCATCAACTACATATAGTGCCTTTTTCACCTCTAATGTGAAACCCCAGCAAAGTTATCAGGAAGGATGCCTTATTGACCATCACGACAGCCAACAGCTATCACAACCAAATTCACTTAATGGTGTGAGCCACCGGTCAGTATCCTCAGGCTATGTGACCTACGAGAATGTTGAAAACACCACCAGTGTCTCTGAAAGGATTTATGCAGGGAGAGAGAGCCATGGCTTTGGCTCTGTGGAGGGAGCTGATGATATGGGTGGCTTTTTCCTTCACAACGCCTCTAACACAATCGCCAAGATGCCAGATATTATTAGCCACCCTCCCATAGATGGAGAAGAATTGGAGAGGAGTGGACTAGAGTCATCCATTTGTAATGATTTTATAGCTGTAAAAGACATTTGCTGTACCTCACTCCAGGAGGATTCAGTCATATGTGACTCTTTGCCAGGAGAGAAATCTGAAAACAGTCATCTGGACAGTATAGAGAGTGAAGATGACCTTCCCTCTACCACAGTACTTGACCTTgacaaatatggaaatttgGACAGAATTGAGGTCTCTGTCTCTCCGTTAGACAACAGTGGCTTCTCAGACAATCCAGAGTTATCTCAGGCATTAAACACTCCTCACTGTCCAACAACAGAGCTACATATCCAGCACGAGCCAAGAGAAACAGAACCAGCAGACGACAAGTCAGATGAAGCAGACTTAAAGCCATGTGAGGAACCTTATCGTCTGAGCCTCCAGGCCTTGCTGAAGAAATCTCAGGAGTATCGGCGGTGCCAGCGGATGCTTAGGAACCAAGccaaaaacactaaaattcaGGAGAGAGCACAAGAACAGCCAAGAGTTGAGGAGCAGAGCCTCTCTGATAAGGAGAATGACGAGTTCCCCTACAAGGGAACAGTGACTGCAGAGGGGAAGAAAACTAAAGAGAAGAGAGGCACTCTTATCCCGTCAGTGGAAACTTCACCAAAGAAATCCCAGGAGAATGACAGGATGATTGGAAGTGAGTTAACTGGGAAAAGGGCAAACTGTAAATCTGAAAGCACACATTTAACAGGAGATGGAAATACGAAGGAAATAAGTAATGTTGAGGAAGAAACaactttaataaataataagctAAACATTTCACAAGAGGTCATAACAGAACCTAAACAAATCGACGCCTTCCTTCAGAAACAGCCGGTGTTGTCAGAAACCTCCTGGGTTCAGGAATCCTTTTACTTGACCAGAGAGCAAAGTACTGGACTGGGCAAATTTTGCACAATCCCAGCCCCAAATTTCTGTAGGAGTCCTGTTCACTGCAGGGGGAAAGGGAATATCAAAGATGAAGAGACCTCAAAGGGGAAAGTTCTGCTCAATACCAGCTTGAATGAAGACTGCAAGGTTGAAGAAGAAGGTAACCTGGGACTTCAAAACCATCAGAACACAGCAGTTCATCAAGTGGTTGAAGGTGATGTAACAAGTGTTTTTGCCAAGAGTTCACAGCACATCGATCAGCTTGAATCAAACCTGTCCAGTCTGAAAGTGCTGATCTCAGATCTGGAGTCCACACTGACAGAAAACTTAGAGAGTCACAGCCAAACTGAGAGCAACCTCTATAGTGATGTCTGTTTTGAAGGCATCAAGCACGCAGAGCAAATTAAAGATGATAAACATATGCAGCGCGGTCAAAGTGATTGTGACTATTGGGAGGACAAGCTGAGGGATGATGGTGGTAGCAGTGATGCGGAGCAAGACCAAATGTGCAGGGAGTGGCCGAGAAATCAATCATTCGACAATTGCAAGAACATGCACGAAGATTCAGGACCTGAACCAAGAATTAGTGACACAGATGACATTCCTCTCTTCATGcacaaagaaggaaaagaggcaGTTACTTTAACAGAGCTCAGGCTTGTCAAAACCTTGACTACAGATAGAAAAATGGAGAAAGTTGCAGGTAAAGAAGGACCAACTAAGAGTTATGGACAGGAGGGCGTCTATAGAAAGCAGCAGCCACAAGCTAAATGTATCCTCTCTGTGGCCCAGCGGATGCGCATTCCTGACGTATTCCGAAACGCTCCATCTGAAACCCCGGCTCCACATAATGTACCCGTTCTGTCGAATACCAGTGACCACCCAGTGGAAAGGAAGAATGAGTTGGCTGTGGAAGGTCACGACACCACCCACTCGCCGTCTCTCAACCAGTCGTACGATGTGGACACACCATCTGGGCTGTGGCTCCTCGATGGGTCCGGCTCTGACTTGGGCTCAAAAGATCATCATATTCAGGAGAAGAATCTGACCCCAGAGAGTGGGAGCGAAGGTCAGGGTGGGGTATCCAAGGTCAAACGGAGGCTGCTCATGCACATGACAGAGGAGAGCCTGGACAGGAGCGCAGATACCAGCGGAGGAGCTGGCTCAGATGTCAGACCCAACTCCAGAACTCCCAGAG CTGCAGTGCAGTGGTGTAAAGGTCATGGcagtcagagggacaaacaGGAGCAACTAAAACAGGCCCACGCTGCTCAGGTCAGAGCCCTGCAAGAAGAGCACAGGAGACAACAGGAGGAACtactacag acctTGGCGGTGCGTTACCGTCTCCTCCAGAGCGTGTCCCTCCCTTGCTCCATGTCAGGCTCACGTCTTGGGGACACGATGACCTTTTCTACCTTCTCTCAG ccCTCCAGCTCTCTCCCAGAACGCTGCCGCCCCCTGCTGTTAGCGGCTGTGAAAGGTTTTCTAACTCGCAGGCTGCTGAGGACTGAGAGAGTGGCGCAGCTGGTGCGCACCATCGGG gACACACAGCAGTTCCTGCAAGCCTTCCAGCAGCAGAGCCCTGGCAGGGGGGGACTCTGTAGCAGACAGGACCTTTTACTGCAGGAGAGAGTCACTCTTCAG CTGCGCGCCGCACGTTACGAGCTCTACGACGTATTCTTCAGTCTGTCAGCCGGAGAGAGGATGCAACTGATCAGCTGGgacagagagctggagagagagagagagctcagaCGACAG AGCGGGCACACAGGCCATTCCAGAGGAAAGAGCTCTCTGTCAGTTGCGACGCAAAAAT